The proteins below are encoded in one region of Populus alba chromosome 2, ASM523922v2, whole genome shotgun sequence:
- the LOC118028079 gene encoding protein BRASSINAZOLE-RESISTANT 1 — MTSDGATSTSAAAAATTRRKPSWRERENNRRRERRRRAIAAKIFTGLRAQGNYNLPKYCDNNEVLKALCAEAGWVVEEDGTTYRKGHRPPPIEIVGSSMRATPYSSQNPSPLSSSFPSPIPSYQVSPSSSSFPSPTRGDNNVSSNLLPFLQSAIPLSLPPLRISNSAPVTPPLSSPTSRNPKPIPNWDFIAKQSMASFSYPFNAVSAPASPTHRQFHAPATIPECDESDSSTVESGQWISFQKFAPSVAAAMPTSPTYNLVKPVAQQILSNNLVKDNAMSMDFEFGSEQVKPWEGERIHEVGLDDLELTLGGGKARS; from the exons ATGACGTCAGATGGGGCCACTTCTACATCAGCTGCAGCGGCGGCAACTACGAGGAGGAAGCCGTCgtggagggagagagagaataaTAGAAGGAGGGAGAGGAGGAGAAGAGCCATAGCTGCAAAAATATTTACTGGGTTAAGGGCTCAAGGGAATTATAATTTGCCCAAATATTGTGACAATAATGAGGTGTTAAAAGCTCTCTGTGCTGAGGCTGGTTGGGTTGTTGAAGAGGACGGGACTACTTATCGCAAG GGACACAGGCCACCTCCAATAGAGATAGTAGGTTCATCAATGAGAGCAACCCCATACTCATCCCAAAATCCGAGTCCGCTATCTTCATCGTTTCCCAGCCCGATTCCTTCCTATCAAGTCAGTCCCTCCTCCTCGTCATTTCCTAGCCCCACTCGTGGTGATAACAATGTCTCTTCTAATCTCCTTCCATTCCTTCAAAGTGCCATTCCGttgtctcttcctcctctcCGAATCTCAAACAGTGCACCTGTAACCCCACCTCTCTCGTCCCCGACCTCAAGAAATCCCAAGCCAATTCCTAACTGGGATTTTATTGCTAAACAATCCATGGCATCCTTCAGTTACCCTTTCAATGCAGTGTCTGCCCCAGCTAGCCCAACTCACCGTCAGTTTCATGCTCCAGCCACTATACCTGAATGTGACGAGTCTGATTCATCCACTGTTGAGTCTGGTCAGTGGATAAGCTTTCAAAAGTTTGCTCCTTCTGTGGCTGCAGCAATGCCCACCTCTCCTACCTATAATCTTGTGAAACCTGTGGCTCAGCAAATTTTGTCCAACAATCTGGTCAAAGATAATGCAATGTCAATGGATTTTGAGTTTGGTAGCGAACAGGTGAAACCATGGGAAGGAGAGAGGATTCATGAAGTTGGATTAGATGATCTAGAGCTCACACTTGGAGGTGGCAAGGCTCGGAGTTAG
- the LOC118028122 gene encoding uncharacterized protein has product MSGATKLQSATKQVHEPPRAILGPTGNRARVLEEARRKIEVLRKSQQKPKKPVEKMSQAAVKNNFSVDSTCSSDSSSSSSSGVSSSSGKNDVRNGREILDVSSKKERPVKRCDWITPNSDPLYMSFHDEEWGVPVYDDRKLFELLVYSQALAELSWPAILHMRDIFRKLFDNFDPSSIAQFTEKKLLSLRFNGNLLLSEPKLRAVVENAKQMLKIQQEFGSFGNYCWRFVNQKPLRNGFRYARQVPVKTPKAELMSKDLMQRGFRCVGPTAVYSFMQVAGFVNDHLKACFRYQECNVDVKKDFKPKSEETEKVTEALGNTCVSHD; this is encoded by the exons ATGTCCGGGGCCACTAAGCTACAGTCAGCGACAAAACAGGTACACGAGCCGCCGCGAGCAATACTTGGTCCCACAGGAAACAGAGCTAGGGTTTTGGAGGAGGCCAGAAGGAAAATTGAGGTCTTAAGGAAATCACAGCAGAAACCAAAGAAACCTGTGGAGAAAATGTCTCAAGCTGCagttaagaataatttttcagTGGATAGCACGTGCTCTTcggattcttcttcttcttcttccagtgGTGTGTCTTCAAGTtctggaaagaat gatGTTCGTAACGGACGTGAGATTTTGGATGTTTCGTCGAAGAAAGAGAGGCCGGTTAAGAGGTGTGATTGGATCACTCCGAATTCTG ACCCGCTTTATATGTCTTTCCATGATGAAGAATGGGGAGTTCCAGTTTATGATGACAGGAAACTGTTTGAGTTACTTGTATATTCACAAGCATTAGCAGAACTCAGCTGGCCAGCAATTCTTCACATGAGAGACATATTCCG GAAGCTGTTTGACAACTTTGACCCGTCATCCATTGCACAATTTACTGAGAAGAAGCTTCTATCATTGAGATTTAATGGGAATCTGTTGCTATCTGAACCAAAGCTTCGTGCAGTAGTGGAGAATGCTAAACAGATGCTCAAG ATTCAGCAGGAATTTGGTTCCTTCGGTAACTATTGCTGGCGATTTGTGAACCAGAAGCCATTAAGAAATGGTTTTCGCTATGCACGCCAAGTACCAGTGAAGACCCCTAAAGCTGAACTGATGAGCAAGGACCTGATGCAAAGAGGCTTCCGCTGTGTTGGACCTACAGCTGTTTATTCATTTATGCAAGTGGCAGGATTTGTTAATGATCATCTTAAAGCGTGCTTCCGATACCAAGAATGCAATGTGGACGTCAAAAAGGATTTCAAACCCAAGAGCGAAGAGACAGAGAAAGTTACTGAAGCTTTGGGGAACACATGCGTATCTCACGACTGA